A genomic segment from Candidatus Sysuiplasma acidicola encodes:
- a CDS encoding thermopsin: protein MSGKTFALSIAVALLLVISGAFAFAVTAVHQSGANSNTTEYSQFGSSIPGARVTAGSTAASLFGASGQAAAFGAGRFPNSTSAASPFINAAKNAGVPLQYVYVPAPKKAPVINGNVVLPGYLQGPAPFGIGAYGIRNVSGTLQPFMYTTTGFNSSFNATQLNAFDVNSFDPNGVSVQLNAVLTGTTVEGVTGYTYWTQNVMFYDSYAHQFEMLDNIWNFSSPGATMPSSTIYSHTATQFPYRYAYIGAGPVINNVSTPFVGNLSMQSAVVGGMSTVFFNYTITFTNHSTGKTQTIGGVFDEVQFNSLNGVLGYTAPLPLYKVDGGNVTPTGYIPYDAEVAIIGPGGGSQINIQSISGTLSLDYKNAAGKMVNVPSAYDVGSETGETSTGIAEAWQPSGAVTLSSGPSLVYGMWNITPFSGMTHYTGTISPANSFMFVSPGSSLSLGQYGYVTTSTGGQYSFWLPTGTYSQGVMLSYHNPEYGALSASENIVLTLNSSMGVYTPLYAMGNAEAANISLSGKGTLASPYLAYNNQPGYISPFFGMMNDYGFPVFSGIQIVDTSAHIDFNNSPSFSIMYEQPQTTLYLGLLYFVPSVNNLGYVFYNTSNLSVYGAKLITGTIPADAAAGFYGANIMMWNSTHDLIANSTFVGTPFLPAQFSILIYNPGTTNGTNVLFGNHFFDSSFYPGSIGLGIASSGNLIFNNYFADRLSDVYQFPSNLYAGLNTGAFVLYTDTWNVTPAAASTFVYHFNGYNLEGNIVGNSTMGGNFWNVYVPGVSTLPFNDGGAIFVGGDHAPVTYSGASYAPYVPLIFFETGLESGQSWSVNLSGYVQTTTSDMTIFYALPNAYYNYTVQSVPGYLDFFSNTGSVYVSGSGANVVSLLYLPYYTITVREIGLPQGYSWEGAILTRTLSPVTSNTSSTSVTTLEWVPGIWYLGVSPVGSYYNFPEYDSYSYNITIVPLFSNISVTMRMSPIYNNFTFTPVNIAPGTPWSVTVWLLLHGGPHGTEVLVGTFSSTNTNLTLPLIEAQYAYSFSSGSYYKEGSNPSGFEFAPFYYPGISFNVYTGYPVTFDVSNLPSGTQWYLEIYAFNVYYDQSVITSSGSVTVTVPAGGIAYSITPANSSYQSYSNSVLVNAPTTVNVAMELNPNVPVTVTFSESGLSSGASWHVTFNGQTQSSTSSTISFTTTPGTYYYQAYSNGSISSQSSGTLNVQQSMSVGISFSAQPAHKAVTTDAASSMLIDVGLLILGLVVGAVVAYAAVKYDASRKKDKGNQ, encoded by the coding sequence ATGTCTGGTAAGACTTTTGCTCTTAGTATAGCTGTTGCACTCCTTCTGGTGATCTCCGGCGCGTTTGCTTTCGCAGTAACCGCCGTTCACCAGTCTGGTGCAAATTCAAACACTACTGAATATTCACAGTTCGGCAGCAGCATTCCAGGTGCTCGTGTGACAGCCGGATCGACGGCTGCTTCATTGTTCGGTGCTTCCGGACAGGCAGCAGCATTCGGTGCAGGGCGGTTTCCCAATTCCACTTCCGCAGCTTCCCCGTTTATAAACGCTGCCAAGAATGCCGGGGTACCGCTTCAGTATGTTTATGTGCCCGCTCCGAAGAAGGCGCCGGTCATTAATGGCAACGTCGTTTTGCCCGGCTATCTACAGGGACCGGCACCGTTCGGCATAGGCGCATATGGAATAAGGAACGTTTCAGGCACACTCCAACCGTTTATGTATACGACAACAGGATTCAATTCAAGCTTCAATGCGACTCAGCTGAATGCTTTTGATGTTAATTCATTTGATCCTAACGGCGTATCGGTACAGCTTAATGCTGTGCTGACAGGAACTACGGTTGAGGGTGTAACAGGCTACACCTACTGGACTCAGAACGTGATGTTCTATGACAGCTATGCACATCAGTTCGAAATGTTGGACAATATATGGAATTTCAGCTCTCCCGGCGCAACCATGCCTTCATCCACGATATACAGCCACACTGCGACACAGTTTCCGTACCGGTACGCTTACATCGGAGCCGGACCGGTAATAAATAACGTGAGCACGCCGTTTGTTGGGAATCTGTCGATGCAATCCGCCGTGGTCGGCGGAATGAGCACTGTATTTTTCAATTATACAATTACATTCACAAACCACAGTACAGGTAAAACCCAGACAATAGGCGGCGTCTTTGACGAAGTGCAGTTCAACTCTCTGAACGGTGTACTCGGATATACTGCGCCACTGCCACTTTACAAAGTCGACGGTGGGAACGTTACGCCGACTGGCTACATACCATATGATGCAGAGGTTGCCATCATCGGCCCCGGTGGTGGAAGCCAGATTAACATACAGTCAATAAGCGGAACGCTCAGTCTGGATTACAAGAACGCTGCAGGAAAGATGGTAAACGTCCCGAGCGCCTACGACGTAGGTTCCGAAACAGGCGAAACTTCGACAGGAATAGCGGAAGCGTGGCAGCCCTCAGGAGCGGTAACGCTTTCTTCAGGCCCGTCGCTTGTTTACGGCATGTGGAACATTACGCCATTCAGTGGCATGACGCATTACACCGGAACAATCAGTCCTGCAAATTCGTTCATGTTCGTGAGTCCAGGCAGTTCGCTTTCTCTAGGGCAGTATGGATATGTGACAACGTCAACTGGCGGGCAGTACAGCTTCTGGCTGCCCACAGGCACGTACTCGCAGGGAGTGATGTTGAGCTACCACAACCCTGAATACGGCGCACTTTCTGCGTCCGAGAATATCGTTCTCACTCTTAACTCATCGATGGGCGTCTACACGCCGCTGTACGCAATGGGCAACGCGGAGGCTGCAAACATATCGCTCTCCGGCAAGGGCACGCTTGCCAGCCCCTATCTTGCATACAACAACCAGCCTGGTTATATCAGCCCGTTTTTCGGCATGATGAATGATTACGGCTTCCCCGTATTTTCAGGCATACAGATAGTGGACACCAGCGCTCATATCGACTTCAACAATTCCCCGTCATTCAGCATAATGTACGAACAGCCACAGACGACTCTATATCTCGGGCTGCTGTACTTCGTTCCCTCTGTAAACAATCTCGGCTACGTGTTCTACAACACATCCAATCTTTCAGTTTATGGTGCAAAACTCATAACCGGCACGATACCCGCCGACGCTGCAGCGGGCTTCTACGGTGCAAATATAATGATGTGGAACTCAACGCACGACCTTATTGCCAACTCAACCTTCGTAGGCACTCCTTTCCTGCCAGCCCAGTTCTCCATTCTCATCTATAATCCAGGCACAACGAACGGCACGAACGTGCTGTTCGGCAACCACTTCTTTGACAGTTCATTCTACCCCGGTAGCATTGGTCTTGGCATTGCCAGCTCGGGAAACCTGATATTCAACAACTATTTTGCCGACCGCCTTTCCGATGTATACCAGTTCCCGTCCAATCTTTACGCAGGACTGAACACTGGAGCCTTTGTCCTCTACACTGACACATGGAATGTAACACCGGCAGCGGCAAGCACATTCGTTTACCACTTCAACGGATACAACCTTGAGGGCAACATCGTTGGCAACTCAACAATGGGAGGAAATTTCTGGAATGTGTATGTACCGGGCGTCAGCACACTGCCGTTCAATGACGGCGGCGCAATATTTGTCGGCGGAGACCACGCACCAGTGACCTATTCCGGGGCATCATATGCACCATACGTCCCTCTTATTTTCTTCGAGACAGGACTCGAAAGCGGCCAGTCCTGGTCTGTCAATCTTTCAGGTTATGTCCAGACCACTACATCCGATATGACGATATTCTACGCGCTTCCAAACGCATACTACAATTACACAGTACAGAGCGTACCGGGTTACCTCGACTTCTTCTCAAACACCGGTTCCGTATACGTGTCCGGGAGTGGTGCAAATGTTGTAAGTCTGCTATATCTGCCCTATTACACGATAACGGTCAGGGAAATTGGTCTGCCACAGGGATACAGCTGGGAGGGAGCTATCCTTACTCGCACATTATCCCCCGTCACCAGCAACACGAGCAGCACCAGCGTGACAACATTAGAGTGGGTGCCCGGCATTTGGTACCTCGGTGTTTCGCCGGTTGGCAGTTACTACAACTTCCCGGAGTACGACTCCTATTCATACAACATCACCATTGTTCCGCTCTTCAGCAACATATCTGTGACAATGCGCATGTCCCCGATATACAATAATTTCACGTTCACGCCGGTAAACATTGCGCCCGGCACGCCGTGGAGCGTGACAGTCTGGTTATTACTGCATGGAGGACCTCACGGAACAGAAGTCCTGGTAGGCACATTCTCGTCGACGAACACTAATCTGACTTTACCGCTCATTGAGGCTCAGTACGCTTACAGCTTCAGTTCAGGCAGCTACTATAAGGAAGGGAGCAATCCTTCCGGGTTCGAATTTGCACCTTTCTACTACCCGGGCATTTCATTCAATGTCTACACAGGATATCCAGTGACCTTCGACGTGAGCAACCTGCCTTCCGGTACTCAGTGGTATCTTGAAATATACGCGTTCAATGTCTACTACGATCAGTCAGTGATAACTTCCTCAGGCAGTGTTACTGTGACTGTTCCTGCTGGGGGAATTGCTTATTCGATAACGCCGGCTAACAGCTCTTATCAGTCATACAGCAACTCTGTTCTCGTTAACGCTCCTACGACCGTCAACGTTGCGATGGAGCTGAATCCCAATGTGCCGGTGACTGTGACATTCAGCGAAAGCGGCCTGTCTTCCGGTGCATCGTGGCATGTCACATTCAACGGTCAGACGCAGTCATCGACCTCATCCACGATCTCCTTCACAACTACGCCGGGAACCTACTACTACCAGGCATATTCCAACGGGAGCATATCATCCCAGAGCTCCGGTACTCTGAATGTACAGCAATCCATGAGTGTTGGCATATCGTTCTCTGCACAACCGGCACACAAAGCTGTCACAACGGACGCTGCCTCCTCTATGCTGATTGACGTGGGCCTACTGATTCTGGGACTAGTTGTCGGTGCAGTTGTCGCCTACGCAGCGGTAAAGTATGATGCATCCAGGAAGAAGGACAAAGGAAACCAGTGA
- a CDS encoding alpha/beta hydrolase, protein MHNICTTISQMSTTSVTQTLDVSGGKLAYEVMGSGSPIVLLHEGITDRRMWNREFPLLARNHRVVRYDLRGYGGSEPASSDFSPVEDAVALIDRLHMERPLFVGPSIGGKIALDLTLAHPDRVGGLLLIAPGYSGMDYDHVPGGKSTFERDERLSKAAADAWAAGNLEEATEHLRQLWASALKESTLDLFRVMVRDNAKEVFEERSGQHERREGGPAAARLNEIRVPTRILVGDRDNPVMPHCAHFLARGVTGASVQLVPGADHLLNLSAPDTFDAALSSFISVIGDRRI, encoded by the coding sequence TTGCACAATATCTGCACTACAATTTCACAGATGAGCACCACGAGCGTTACACAGACATTGGACGTGTCCGGCGGGAAATTAGCCTACGAGGTCATGGGGAGCGGTTCACCGATTGTGCTCCTTCATGAAGGCATAACGGACCGACGCATGTGGAACCGTGAATTCCCCCTTCTGGCGCGCAACCATAGAGTCGTGCGCTACGATTTGCGCGGGTACGGTGGTTCTGAACCGGCGTCCTCGGATTTCTCCCCTGTCGAAGATGCTGTGGCACTGATCGACCGTTTGCACATGGAGCGGCCGCTGTTCGTAGGTCCCAGCATTGGCGGGAAAATCGCGCTCGACCTTACACTCGCGCATCCCGACAGGGTGGGTGGACTCTTGCTCATCGCGCCGGGCTATTCCGGAATGGACTACGATCATGTACCGGGCGGGAAGTCCACGTTTGAACGGGACGAGCGGTTATCCAAGGCAGCCGCGGATGCATGGGCAGCCGGAAATCTAGAGGAGGCTACAGAACACCTGCGGCAGCTCTGGGCTTCGGCACTCAAGGAAAGCACGCTCGACCTTTTCCGAGTAATGGTCCGAGACAATGCGAAAGAAGTTTTTGAGGAGCGTTCCGGCCAGCACGAACGGCGTGAGGGTGGACCTGCCGCCGCCCGGCTGAATGAAATCCGCGTCCCAACCCGGATTCTGGTGGGGGACCGCGACAATCCCGTGATGCCTCATTGCGCGCATTTTCTTGCCAGGGGTGTCACCGGCGCCAGCGTGCAGCTCGTTCCCGGCGCGGACCACCTCCTGAACCTTTCAGCCCCGGATACGTTCGATGCGGCGCTCTCCAGTTTCATTTCAGTCATCGGAGATCGGAGAATATAA
- a CDS encoding GNAT family N-acetyltransferase: MSFTTKQLSSSTWPAFARLVEKHNGIFGGCWCIAFHLEPGEGKRGAAAYRAMKEARVREGRAHAALVFDGRNAVGWCQFGSTAELPNIRSKKTYEEGLHKLPDWRITCFFIDRERRGEGIATLALREALRYIAQLGGGTVEGYPEDYTGEKVSSSFLCSGTLGMFEKTGFEKTRKIAMRRWVVVKKILPARTKREASRA, from the coding sequence ATGTCATTCACGACGAAACAACTGTCCTCCTCGACTTGGCCTGCCTTTGCTCGCCTCGTAGAAAAGCACAACGGGATCTTCGGTGGATGCTGGTGCATCGCGTTTCATCTCGAGCCGGGGGAGGGGAAGCGTGGCGCGGCGGCGTACCGGGCGATGAAAGAGGCGCGAGTGCGGGAAGGCCGCGCGCACGCCGCGCTCGTCTTTGATGGCCGGAACGCGGTCGGCTGGTGCCAGTTCGGCTCGACAGCGGAACTACCCAATATCAGGAGCAAGAAGACCTATGAGGAAGGACTGCATAAGCTTCCCGACTGGCGCATCACATGCTTCTTTATTGACCGTGAACGAAGGGGCGAGGGCATTGCCACACTCGCCCTCCGCGAGGCGCTTCGATATATCGCTCAGCTCGGCGGCGGAACGGTCGAGGGCTACCCCGAGGACTACACTGGCGAGAAGGTCTCCTCTTCATTCCTGTGCAGCGGTACCCTGGGCATGTTTGAGAAGACGGGGTTTGAGAAGACGCGCAAGATCGCAATGCGGCGGTGGGTCGTGGTAAAGAAGATTCTCCCCGCGCGGACAAAGCGAGAAGCGAGCAGGGCCTGA